AGCACGGACAGCCTCTACGCCATCCGCAGTGCCGCGGTGAACGGCCTCGGCATCTGCGTGGCCTCGTCCTGGGTGCTCCAGGAAGACATCATGCGGGGTCGACTCCTGCACCTGGTGCCGCTCTGGCGGGCCGCGCCCTTGCCAATGTATCTGCTCTATCCGTATGCGCGCTTCTATCCAGCGAGGCTGCGCACCTTCGTGGAGTTGATGCGGAAAACGATCCCGGCGGCCCTGGCGGTGGCAACGGACGGAGTATGAGCCGGAAAGCATGTTAGCTTGAAACAAAGGAAGAGTGGATATGGCCCCCAGCAGTCCCACGAAAATAGCGGTGATCGGCAGTGGCCTCATGGGAAGCGCACTGGCGCGTGCCTTCGCGGCGGTTGGTCACGAAGTCGCGGTCTGGAACAGGACTCCAGGCAAGGCAAGAGCCGTCGGCGGTGGCACCGTCGCGATGGAGAACCTGATCGAAGCCGTATCGGGACGAGAGCTCGTCGTCGTCTCCTTGTCCAACTACGCCGCCTGCTCCGAAGTGTTCTCCTCGGAGGGTGTCACTCCGGCGCTTGCCGGCAAGACGCTCGTTCAGCTCACCAGCGGCTCACCCGCGGACGCTCGCGAGGCACTGGAGTGGGCGAAGGCGAACGGCGTGGACTACCTGGACGCCGCGATACTCGCCTACCCGGGTTTCGTCGCCACCGAGTACGCGACGGTCTTCTACGCCGGGTCGCGCCCGGTCTTCGACCGGCACCTCGAAACCCTCCAGGCGATCGCCAGGAATTCGATCTACGTCGACGAGAGGATCGGTTCCGCCGCGACGCTCGACTGCGCGATTCTCGAGGCCTACTACGGGGGCTCCCTGGCCTTCCTCCATGCCGCGGCCATGTGCAAGGCGGAAGGTCTCGACCCGAAGACCTTCTTCTCCCACAAGAACTCCTTCCTCGGTCTGCTCTCCGTCACCGCCGACGCCGCGCAGGGCATGATCGAAAGCAACGACTTCTCTGGCGACCAGTGCAGTCTCGATACCCACGTCGCGGCAATCGAGCACATCGTCCGGTTGAGCAGAGACGCCCGCATCAACACGCGCTTCCCGAAGGAGTTGCTCGACAACTACAAGCGAGCACTCAGCGCGGGATTGGGTGGCAAGGAATTGCCAGCCGTGTTCCGTACCCTCGTGCAGGACTGACACATGCAAACGCTGTCCACCACCGTTACTCCCGAGCCCTCTCCCCCTCCGAGCACGAGCGCGCTCCGCACCCCTGGATACCGGACCTTTCTCATCACGTTCATGTTGGCGATGATGGCCGACAACATCGAGCACGTGATCAGCTATTGGGTGGCATTCCAGAAGTTCCACTCGGCGGCGCTGGGTGGGTTCGCGGTGGTGTCCCACTGGCTGCCCTTCCTGATGTTCTCGGTGCCGGTGGGCGCGCTCAATGACCGGTTCGATTCCAGGCGCCTCATCCAGGGCGGGATGGTGCTCTTCATCATCGCCTCGGTGGGATGGGGATACTTCTTCGTCACGGACTCATTGCAGCTGTGGCACGCGATGGTCCTCCTCACGATCCACGGCTGCGCGGGTGTCCTCTGGGGCACCTCCAGCCAGATGTTGCTCTACGACATCGTGGGCGCGGGCGCCCTGCCCAGCGCGGTACGCCTGAACGCGACGGCCCGCTATCTCGGGGTCCTGGTGGGCCCCGGCGTGGGCAGCATCATCATGCGGACGCTCGGGCCTACCCATGGCATCTTCCTCAACACGGTGTTCTTCCTGCCTCTCCTGCTCTGGCTGGTGAGCGCCCCCTATGGCCGGCACTTTCGCGGCGTGACGACGGGCCCCAAGCGTGCCGTCCGGGGCTTCTCCGACATCATCCAGACCATCCGCGACGTGCGCGAGCTGCCCACGGTCGCGGCCATGGTGCTGCTGGCCGGGGCGGCGTCCTTCTTCATCGGCAACAGCTACCATGCGCAGATGCCGGGCTTCGCCCACGATCTGGGCCACGGAG
This region of Archangium lipolyticum genomic DNA includes:
- a CDS encoding NAD(P)-dependent oxidoreductase, translating into MIGSGLMGSALARAFAAVGHEVAVWNRTPGKARAVGGGTVAMENLIEAVSGRELVVVSLSNYAACSEVFSSEGVTPALAGKTLVQLTSGSPADAREALEWAKANGVDYLDAAILAYPGFVATEYATVFYAGSRPVFDRHLETLQAIARNSIYVDERIGSAATLDCAILEAYYGGSLAFLHAAAMCKAEGLDPKTFFSHKNSFLGLLSVTADAAQGMIESNDFSGDQCSLDTHVAAIEHIVRLSRDARINTRFPKELLDNYKRALSAGLGGKELPAVFRTLVQD
- a CDS encoding MFS transporter; this translates as MQTLSTTVTPEPSPPPSTSALRTPGYRTFLITFMLAMMADNIEHVISYWVAFQKFHSAALGGFAVVSHWLPFLMFSVPVGALNDRFDSRRLIQGGMVLFIIASVGWGYFFVTDSLQLWHAMVLLTIHGCAGVLWGTSSQMLLYDIVGAGALPSAVRLNATARYLGVLVGPGVGSIIMRTLGPTHGIFLNTVFFLPLLLWLVSAPYGRHFRGVTTGPKRAVRGFSDIIQTIRDVRELPTVAAMVLLAGAASFFIGNSYHAQMPGFAHDLGHGDPGTAYTLLLGADAAGALLAGILLETRGTWLPTTTASAMKMALLWGCSLFTFSFMRSYPAAILVLFLAGFLELSFSSMTQALVQLNAPDTIRGRVLGLFSMSASGLRAFSGVTVGLLGSVTNTHMSLAVSALAFVMVATLLLLRGRQQGA